A single Ketogulonicigenium vulgare WSH-001 DNA region contains:
- a CDS encoding LuxR family transcriptional regulator has translation MTISPLPRRALIARILADPAEIIVIEAPAGMGKSWLLRQLQDTGRALHDVGAGPSPVIPDDPGPRGMIIAKRPEVQLRGLARAVIYGRTSFYRAEDLVFTRDDIAAAGLSPAVFTRSGGWPCLLPWASAEAPDPDDLTAFLHDEMLVSLSPAQIASLHAMLVDPRLRPDPAVLRGTPLGTAVLAPAVAAIRPALQAAAAQRLRELSQNMAHARAIARTQVALGLVPQAIETLQRVGATTTALQVYEAAGGFYTIHRFGPEACRRLLAGFPQQMQNETEALVLGRAMVAVKQGDVRLAQLIMRDFYGDATRDPVAFIRDARHFSFQARLFRLLLRIWEDADLTEADVAPVYDLLAEVPVDDDLRRGSIYNVVLDIYVRLRRFPEAEQVARQAAIHYARAGVPVLSFYIALHSVVIRLFMGEPLVAQTHVQAAWGWLHQVDDNASDARLLRLAEACVAFEMGQVDGLLRFIAEDHDAFVNGETWGSIVELLLTYGPQALALTQSHLAARALLDRWRVTGERSHQFSALIDNREILLMQNAGRWIEAAQKAQSLSGPITRAGIEGDAALAEVQGRGEVAIALLWLRHFVHQTPRLSGLGDKLDAMRGNTHLTWRQHIAVSLWQAQYEARQNNMAEAQTLLLHALGAMQSRGAVAILDEEAATLADLLRRKRLLDAVEHDPRLRRFLRQSSLLSQHVQGGVDSDRGAALGLTRQEMRAMYALIEGATNKEIAKLLGLSEATVKFHLKNLYRKLGCATRAEVRIAAAALDLTR, from the coding sequence GTGACCATTTCCCCCCTGCCGCGCCGCGCCCTGATCGCGCGTATCCTTGCCGATCCGGCCGAGATTATTGTGATCGAGGCACCCGCGGGCATGGGGAAAAGCTGGCTGTTGCGGCAGTTGCAGGACACGGGACGCGCGCTGCATGATGTCGGGGCAGGGCCATCGCCCGTGATCCCAGACGACCCCGGGCCGCGCGGCATGATCATCGCGAAACGCCCCGAAGTGCAGCTACGCGGTCTTGCACGGGCGGTGATCTATGGCCGCACCAGCTTTTATCGCGCCGAGGATCTGGTTTTTACGCGCGATGATATCGCTGCCGCTGGCCTTTCGCCTGCGGTCTTTACCCGCAGCGGCGGCTGGCCCTGCCTGCTGCCTTGGGCCAGTGCAGAGGCACCCGATCCCGATGATCTGACCGCATTCTTGCATGACGAGATGCTGGTGAGCCTTTCGCCCGCGCAGATCGCCAGCCTGCATGCGATGCTGGTTGATCCGCGCTTGCGTCCCGATCCGGCTGTGCTGCGCGGCACGCCTTTGGGGACGGCGGTGCTGGCCCCGGCGGTGGCCGCCATTCGTCCCGCGCTGCAAGCTGCCGCCGCGCAGCGCCTGCGGGAATTGTCGCAAAACATGGCCCATGCCCGTGCCATCGCCCGCACCCAAGTGGCGCTGGGCCTTGTGCCGCAGGCGATCGAAACGCTACAGCGCGTCGGCGCGACGACCACCGCGCTGCAGGTCTATGAGGCGGCGGGCGGGTTCTATACGATCCACCGCTTTGGCCCCGAGGCGTGCCGCCGTTTGCTGGCGGGCTTTCCGCAGCAGATGCAGAACGAGACCGAGGCGCTGGTGCTGGGCCGCGCGATGGTGGCCGTAAAGCAGGGCGATGTGCGGCTGGCGCAGTTGATCATGCGCGATTTTTATGGCGACGCGACGCGCGACCCTGTCGCCTTCATCCGTGACGCCCGCCATTTCAGCTTTCAGGCGCGCCTGTTCCGGCTGCTGCTGCGCATTTGGGAGGATGCCGATCTGACCGAAGCCGATGTCGCGCCGGTCTATGACCTGCTGGCCGAAGTGCCGGTCGACGACGATCTGCGGCGCGGCTCGATTTATAATGTCGTGCTGGACATCTATGTGCGCCTGCGCCGCTTTCCCGAGGCTGAACAAGTCGCCCGCCAAGCTGCCATCCACTATGCCCGCGCGGGCGTGCCGGTGCTGTCGTTCTATATCGCGCTGCATAGCGTGGTGATCCGGTTGTTCATGGGCGAGCCTTTGGTCGCGCAAACCCATGTACAAGCGGCATGGGGGTGGCTGCATCAGGTCGATGACAATGCATCCGACGCGCGGCTGCTGCGTCTGGCCGAGGCTTGCGTCGCCTTTGAGATGGGACAGGTGGATGGGCTGTTGCGGTTCATTGCCGAGGACCATGATGCCTTTGTGAATGGTGAGACCTGGGGCTCGATTGTCGAGCTGTTGTTGACCTATGGCCCCCAGGCGCTGGCGCTGACACAATCGCATCTGGCGGCGCGGGCGCTGCTCGACCGTTGGCGCGTGACGGGCGAGCGGTCGCATCAATTCAGTGCGCTGATTGATAACCGCGAGATTTTGCTGATGCAAAACGCCGGCCGCTGGATCGAGGCCGCGCAAAAGGCGCAAAGCCTGTCCGGTCCGATCACCCGCGCCGGGATCGAGGGGGACGCCGCCCTTGCCGAGGTGCAGGGCCGCGGCGAAGTCGCCATCGCCCTGCTGTGGCTGCGGCATTTCGTGCATCAAACACCGCGCCTGTCCGGTTTGGGCGACAAGCTGGATGCGATGCGCGGCAATACCCATCTGACATGGCGCCAGCATATCGCCGTCAGCCTGTGGCAGGCGCAATACGAGGCGCGCCAGAACAATATGGCCGAGGCGCAAACTCTGCTGCTGCATGCGCTGGGCGCGATGCAATCGCGCGGCGCAGTGGCGATTTTGGATGAAGAGGCGGCGACGCTTGCCGATCTTTTGCGCCGCAAACGTCTGCTGGACGCGGTTGAACATGATCCCCGCCTGCGCCGTTTCCTGCGGCAATCCAGCCTGCTGTCGCAGCATGTGCAGGGCGGCGTTGATTCAGATCGCGGCGCAGCGCTGGGCCTGACCCGGCAAGAGATGCGCGCCATGTATGCCCTGATCGAAGGGGCGACGAATAAGGAAATCGCGAAACTGCTGGGTCTGTCCGAGGCGACGGTGAAATTTCACCTGAAAAATCTGTATCGTAAACTTGGCTGCGCGACCCGGGCCGAGGTGCGCATCGCCGCTGCCGCGTTAGATTTGACACGTTAA
- a CDS encoding ABC transporter substrate-binding protein, translated as MKAKFLTATAATALLAGAITTATGAVAQNIVTMNTVQIFGSIDPAKISDYTDYMAAVNLYDGLITVAPDGSLIPRLAESWTVSDDATEVVFTLRADATFADGSPVEAKDVVYTFERLLRLNQGPSNLFAGIVAPGAVEAIDDKTVKFTLSQTFSPFMATMPALMIVNADLVEANAGDDDAQSYLAQNVAGAGAYDLVTWDRGARMVIRRNTDYYGGFPENAIDEVRWVVTNDEATVRAMAASGELTMTSQYQSTETYDALAAMGRFRVESFATPTAFYMKLNNQTAPTDDVHIRRAIAYATDFDTIREVLFPGEPMNTVLPGSFSAFLNTDVVAPTYDLEKAAAEIALSAYAGQQIPITLSYVAGTQFEEDISLLMQANLESLGFVVTQQPEPWNRVTELAATVEGTPNLNQIFYGPTYPSPDSMFFPQYHSNGAGTWISMDWAASPEVDALIDAARATGDTEAQAALYRDVQQILADQQVTIPLLSQLQMHAIDQCLQGMEMVPMMSFEFDFRKFHWDC; from the coding sequence ATGAAGGCAAAGTTTCTGACCGCCACCGCAGCGACCGCGCTGCTGGCAGGTGCGATCACCACTGCGACGGGCGCTGTCGCACAGAATATCGTGACGATGAACACGGTGCAGATCTTTGGCTCGATCGACCCGGCCAAAATCTCGGATTACACCGATTATATGGCGGCGGTGAACCTCTATGATGGGCTGATCACCGTCGCGCCCGACGGCAGCCTGATCCCGCGCCTTGCCGAAAGCTGGACGGTTTCGGATGATGCGACCGAGGTGGTCTTTACCCTGCGCGCCGATGCGACATTCGCCGATGGCTCGCCCGTTGAGGCCAAGGATGTCGTCTATACGTTCGAGCGTCTGCTGCGCCTGAACCAAGGCCCCTCGAACCTGTTTGCGGGTATTGTCGCCCCCGGCGCGGTCGAGGCGATTGACGACAAGACGGTGAAATTCACCCTGTCGCAGACCTTCTCGCCCTTTATGGCAACCATGCCCGCGCTGATGATCGTCAACGCCGATCTGGTCGAGGCGAACGCGGGTGATGACGATGCCCAAAGCTATCTGGCGCAAAATGTCGCCGGCGCCGGTGCCTATGATCTGGTGACATGGGATCGCGGCGCGCGCATGGTGATCCGCCGCAACACCGATTACTACGGCGGCTTCCCCGAAAACGCGATTGACGAAGTGCGCTGGGTCGTCACGAACGACGAGGCGACGGTGCGCGCGATGGCCGCCTCGGGCGAGCTGACCATGACCTCGCAATATCAATCGACCGAGACCTATGACGCGCTGGCGGCGATGGGCCGCTTCCGCGTCGAAAGCTTTGCCACGCCGACCGCGTTCTACATGAAGCTGAACAACCAGACCGCGCCGACCGATGACGTGCATATCCGCCGCGCCATTGCCTATGCGACCGATTTCGACACGATCCGCGAAGTGCTGTTCCCCGGCGAGCCGATGAATACCGTACTGCCCGGCAGCTTCTCGGCCTTCCTGAACACGGATGTCGTCGCGCCGACCTATGATCTGGAAAAAGCTGCCGCCGAAATCGCGCTGTCGGCCTATGCCGGCCAGCAGATCCCGATCACCCTGTCGTACGTCGCAGGCACCCAGTTCGAGGAAGATATCTCGCTGCTGATGCAGGCGAACCTTGAAAGCCTCGGCTTTGTTGTGACTCAGCAGCCCGAGCCATGGAACCGTGTGACGGAACTGGCCGCCACCGTCGAGGGCACCCCGAACCTGAACCAGATTTTCTACGGTCCGACCTATCCCTCGCCGGACAGCATGTTCTTTCCGCAATACCATTCGAACGGGGCAGGGACGTGGATTTCGATGGATTGGGCGGCCTCGCCCGAGGTTGATGCCCTGATCGATGCCGCGCGCGCCACCGGCGATACCGAGGCACAGGCCGCGCTTTACCGCGACGTGCAGCAAATTCTGGCGGATCAGCAAGTGACCATCCCGCTGCTGTCGCAACTGCAGATGCATGCCATCGACCAATGTCTGCAAGGCATGGAAATGGTCCCGATGATGAGCTTTGAGTTCGATTTCCGCAAGTTCCACTGGGACTGCTAA